Proteins encoded by one window of Rutidosis leptorrhynchoides isolate AG116_Rl617_1_P2 chromosome 7, CSIRO_AGI_Rlap_v1, whole genome shotgun sequence:
- the LOC139859097 gene encoding uncharacterized protein: MTSSNSFGSVDPIFVNDELYVHQNDTSNNFTLATQKLNGDNYNEWKRSAEIFLSAKNKLGFVTRTYVRPSNDSPQVSAWDLCNNHVVWILHSLESEIHRTILYLPITTEIWTDLKQHFAQSNIPWKFQVHKLISSMSQGKKFVSTYYTQLKTAWGEYMSLLAIPNCSCGSNQAFVAILHEQQVMKFLMSLNDAYIPIRGNILMRTPLPSLNECYRLIIQEESQCGYNTCFHRNSASTCFSASTNKCSTLLWHCLLGHFPFDRIRCVSSLKCNNLFLL; the protein is encoded by the coding sequence ATGACAAGTTCTAATTCTTTTGGAAGTGTCGATCCTATTTTTGTTAATGATGAACTATATGTTCATCAAAACGACACTTCAAATAATTTCACCCTTGCGACACAAAAATTGAATGGTGATAATTACAACGAATGGAAACGTTCTGCTGAGATTTTTCTGAGTGCCAAGAACAAGTTGGGATTTGTTACACGTACTTATGTTCGTCCTTCAAATGATTCTCCACAAGTAAGTGCTTGGGATCTTTGTAACAACCACGTGGTATGGATTCTACATTCTCTTGAATCTGAAATCCATAGAACCATCCTTTATCTCCCAATCACCACAGAGATTTGGACGGACTTGAAGCAACATTTTGCTCAGTCCAACATCCCAtggaagtttcaagttcataaacttATTTCATCTATGTCTCAAGGAAAAAAATTTGTTTCTACTTACTATACTCAATTGAAAACAGCATGGGGTGAGTACATGTCCTTACTTGCCATTCCTAATTGTTCATGTGGTAGTAATCAGGCTTTCGTAGCAATATTGCATGAACAACAAGTTATGAAATTTTTAATGAGCTTGAATGATGCTTACATTCCTATTCGTGGTAATATCCTTATGAGGACACCTCTTCCTTCTCTCAATGAATGCTATCGTTTGATTATTCAAGAAGAATCCCAATGTGGATACAATACTTGTTTTCATAGAAATTCTGCTTCTACTTGTTTTTCTGCTTCTACAAATAAATGTTCAACGCTTCTTTGGCATTGCCTCCTTGGGCATTTTCCTTTTGATAGGATTAGATGTGTTAGTTCGTTAAAATGTAATAATCTCTTCCTACTATGA